The Thermobispora bispora DSM 43833 genome window below encodes:
- a CDS encoding PP2C family protein-serine/threonine phosphatase, translating to MFAGEHLLAVADGMGGHGHGEIASSVAIEALAELEGGPLPDDPEALVAALDGAVQEAGRRLSEMAARDPSLARMGTTITAMLWDGHSRFAVAHVGDSRAYMLRDGALYQITRDHTLVQSLVDDGQMSPDQAAKHPGRSLLLRAVETTGLPDPDLSLREALPGDRYLICSDGLTSVVGPEQLHHVLTTVEDPQEAVRRLIDLANEAGGPDNISCIVADVEPVSA from the coding sequence GTGTTCGCGGGCGAACACCTGCTCGCCGTGGCCGACGGCATGGGGGGACACGGCCACGGCGAGATCGCGAGTTCGGTGGCGATCGAAGCCCTGGCCGAGCTGGAAGGGGGCCCGCTCCCCGACGACCCGGAGGCCCTCGTCGCCGCGCTCGACGGCGCGGTCCAGGAGGCCGGGCGCAGGCTCAGCGAGATGGCGGCGCGCGACCCCTCGCTCGCGCGGATGGGGACCACGATCACCGCGATGCTCTGGGACGGGCACAGCCGCTTCGCCGTGGCCCACGTCGGCGACTCCCGGGCGTACATGCTCCGGGACGGCGCGCTCTACCAGATCACCCGGGACCACACGCTCGTCCAGTCGCTGGTGGACGACGGGCAGATGAGCCCGGACCAGGCGGCCAAGCATCCGGGCCGCTCCCTGCTCCTCCGCGCGGTCGAGACCACCGGCCTCCCCGACCCCGACCTCTCCCTGCGCGAGGCGCTCCCCGGGGATCGCTACCTCATCTGCTCGGACGGGCTGACCTCGGTGGTGGGCCCCGAGCAGCTCCACCACGTGCTCACCACCGTCGAGGACCCCCAGGAGGCGGTGCGCCGCCTCATCGACCTGGCGAACGAGGCCGGAGGCCCGGACAACATCTCCTGCATCGTCGCCGACGTCGAGCCGGTCTCCGCGTGA
- a CDS encoding N-6 DNA methylase encodes MSQDATVNAGDIARLADVGRAAVSNWRRRYEDFPRPVGGTASSPLFSLPEVEEWLRRNGKLRAVSLGDRIWQRLRASAGDLRLGDLLGQVGAFLLFLSRDPEGWKRLAAEDDPAARLPRLLAEATPDLPVTAGGPRPSGELLRLIAEMAEREGAIETFEFLCERFIEVHSRRLGLTRPDVAGLMIRLAAADAESVLDPACGMGGLLLAAGAPRLLGQDVNHTVAQLAAVRLLLRGRDARIVAGDALRGDGFPGEQVDAVVCDPPFNERAWGHAELVGDPRWAYGVPPRGESELAWVQHCLAHVRPGGLVAILMPSAAAARRSGRRIRSGLLRAGALRAVITLAAAGPDLWLLRRPARGEPLPASILVADATGDLGLAEAAWRAHLAGEDLPDRARAVQIIDLLDDEVDVGPVRHLAFRGSARDYFRVRDRFSAASAALTAALPDLEALPEPAPGWEASVTTVAELAKAGLVTIHHSSLKSMPEPAEHRGGAPGRHRGDREGGGCPGEATGEGGGHRERRLPLLTADDLMAGGRPSGSIPPAAGLVTTRPGDIVVSPATARVVDEGGAVLGPHLSLLRVDRTTIDPDFLAGFLRFSAARTRAHVHSTRVDARRARVPRLPLSGQRLYGRAFRRLLELEDGVRELASAGQALARAGLEGLASGRLRPRGRAQDGEPG; translated from the coding sequence ATGAGCCAGGACGCCACGGTGAACGCGGGCGATATAGCGCGGCTGGCCGACGTCGGCAGAGCTGCGGTGAGCAATTGGCGACGTCGTTATGAGGATTTTCCCCGCCCGGTCGGCGGCACCGCGTCCAGCCCGCTGTTCTCGCTGCCGGAAGTCGAGGAATGGCTGCGCAGAAACGGCAAACTCCGCGCGGTCTCCCTCGGTGATCGAATATGGCAGCGGCTCCGGGCGTCGGCCGGTGATCTCAGGCTCGGCGACCTGCTCGGTCAGGTCGGAGCCTTTCTTTTGTTTCTCAGCAGAGACCCGGAGGGCTGGAAGCGGCTGGCCGCCGAGGACGACCCGGCGGCGCGGCTGCCCCGCCTCCTCGCGGAGGCGACGCCCGACCTTCCCGTGACGGCGGGCGGGCCTCGCCCGTCCGGCGAGCTGCTCCGCCTCATCGCCGAGATGGCGGAGCGCGAAGGCGCGATCGAGACATTCGAGTTCCTCTGTGAGCGGTTCATCGAGGTGCACAGCCGGCGTCTCGGCCTCACCCGGCCGGACGTGGCCGGCCTCATGATCCGGCTCGCGGCCGCGGACGCGGAGTCCGTGCTCGACCCGGCGTGCGGCATGGGCGGGCTGCTCCTCGCGGCGGGCGCGCCGAGACTGCTCGGCCAGGACGTCAACCACACCGTCGCCCAGCTCGCCGCCGTACGGCTGCTGCTGCGCGGCAGGGACGCCCGCATCGTCGCGGGCGACGCGCTCCGCGGCGACGGGTTCCCCGGCGAGCAGGTGGACGCGGTGGTGTGCGACCCGCCGTTCAACGAGCGGGCCTGGGGGCACGCCGAGCTGGTCGGCGACCCCCGCTGGGCGTACGGCGTGCCGCCCCGGGGCGAATCCGAGCTCGCCTGGGTGCAGCACTGCCTCGCCCACGTACGGCCCGGCGGACTGGTGGCGATCCTCATGCCCTCCGCCGCGGCCGCCCGCCGTTCCGGCCGCCGGATCAGATCCGGCCTGCTGCGGGCGGGCGCCCTCCGGGCCGTGATCACGCTCGCGGCCGCCGGCCCGGACCTGTGGCTGCTCCGCCGCCCGGCGCGCGGAGAGCCGTTGCCGGCGTCGATCCTCGTCGCCGACGCCACCGGCGACCTCGGGCTGGCCGAGGCGGCGTGGCGCGCCCACCTCGCCGGGGAGGACCTCCCGGACCGCGCCCGGGCGGTGCAGATCATCGACCTCCTCGACGACGAGGTCGACGTGGGCCCGGTGCGGCACCTCGCGTTCCGCGGCAGCGCCCGCGACTACTTCCGGGTGCGGGACCGGTTCAGCGCGGCGTCGGCGGCGCTCACCGCCGCCCTGCCCGACCTCGAGGCCCTGCCGGAGCCGGCCCCCGGATGGGAGGCGTCGGTCACCACCGTCGCCGAGCTCGCCAAGGCGGGGCTGGTCACCATCCACCATTCGTCGCTGAAGAGCATGCCCGAGCCGGCCGAGCACCGCGGCGGCGCCCCCGGGCGGCACCGCGGGGACCGCGAGGGCGGCGGGTGCCCCGGTGAGGCGACCGGGGAGGGCGGCGGTCACCGCGAGCGGCGGCTGCCCCTGCTCACCGCCGACGACCTGATGGCCGGCGGCCGGCCGTCCGGCTCGATCCCCCCGGCGGCGGGCCTGGTCACGACCCGGCCGGGCGACATCGTGGTCTCCCCCGCCACGGCGCGGGTCGTCGACGAGGGCGGCGCCGTGCTCGGCCCGCACCTCAGCCTGCTCCGGGTGGACCGCACCACGATCGATCCCGACTTCCTCGCCGGATTCCTCAGGTTCTCGGCCGCGCGGACCCGGGCGCACGTCCACTCCACCCGGGTCGACGCCCGCCGGGCCCGGGTGCCGCGGCTGCCGCTCAGCGGCCAGCGCCTCTACGGCAGGGCGTTCCGGCGGCTCCTCGAACTGGAGGACGGGGTGCGCGAGCTGGCCAGCGCCGGTCAGGCCCTCGCCCGGGCCGGCCTCGAAGGGCTCGCCTCCGGCCGGCTCCGGCCGCGCGGGCGGGCGCAGGACGGCGAACCGGGGTGA
- the mreD gene encoding rod shape-determining protein MreD → MRPFVLAAVAVVLLAPVLQAAVVNRLGLPGGFPDLAVIGVCSLAVLTRPQVGALLGFAAGLATDIAPPADHSIGRHALVLCLAGLLCGKIPRDAGVGTRTAAAALIALGATLLDAAVAVLTGERGSHLAASPGQVAWTVLGTAAVVGVLFPLLRELRRRRRSRRWYHLSRRVR, encoded by the coding sequence GTGCGGCCCTTCGTGCTCGCTGCCGTCGCCGTGGTGCTGCTCGCCCCGGTCCTCCAGGCCGCGGTGGTGAACCGCCTGGGCCTGCCCGGTGGGTTCCCCGACCTGGCGGTGATCGGCGTCTGCTCGCTCGCCGTCCTGACGCGGCCTCAGGTGGGCGCCCTGCTGGGGTTCGCGGCCGGGCTCGCCACCGACATCGCGCCGCCGGCCGATCACTCCATCGGGCGGCACGCCCTCGTCCTGTGCCTGGCCGGCCTGCTCTGCGGCAAGATCCCCAGGGACGCCGGCGTCGGGACGCGGACCGCGGCGGCGGCGCTCATCGCCCTGGGCGCGACCCTGCTCGACGCCGCGGTCGCCGTGCTCACCGGCGAGCGCGGCTCCCACCTCGCCGCCTCTCCCGGGCAGGTCGCCTGGACCGTGCTCGGCACGGCCGCCGTGGTCGGGGTGCTCTTCCCGCTCCTGCGCGAGCTGCGGCGACGGCGGAGAAGCCGCCGGTGGTACCACCTCAGCCGGAGGGTGCGATGA
- the mreC gene encoding rod shape-determining protein MreC produces MRKRGRRMPAVLLLGSILLIAADHWTTLDPMRTAGSAVFGPLESAVSATVRWVARPRPLEEAERENARLRAALQALGEPASGPGADAYRVLPAHVVGYGPDQTVTIDAGRGSGVGHGMTVFDGHGLIGTVIHAGPATATVRLATARASSIGARLEHSREMGVVTGVPERGLLRLSLINPHAEVKAGDLVVTLGSPSLRPVAPDVPIGTVIAVEGGAGSRTALLRPAARFASLDLVTVVLGPGPAAGGG; encoded by the coding sequence ATGAGAAAGCGGGGACGGCGGATGCCCGCCGTGCTGCTGCTCGGATCCATCCTCCTGATCGCCGCGGATCACTGGACCACGCTCGACCCGATGCGGACCGCCGGATCGGCCGTGTTCGGCCCGCTGGAGAGCGCGGTCTCCGCCACGGTCCGGTGGGTGGCGCGCCCGCGGCCGCTCGAGGAGGCGGAACGGGAGAACGCCCGGCTGCGCGCCGCCCTGCAGGCCCTCGGCGAACCGGCCTCCGGCCCGGGAGCCGACGCCTACCGGGTGCTCCCGGCCCACGTCGTCGGGTACGGCCCGGACCAGACCGTCACCATCGACGCCGGCCGGGGCAGCGGGGTCGGACACGGCATGACCGTGTTCGACGGCCACGGCCTCATCGGGACGGTCATCCACGCCGGTCCCGCCACGGCGACGGTACGGCTGGCCACCGCCCGCGCGTCCTCGATCGGCGCCCGGCTGGAGCACTCCCGGGAGATGGGCGTGGTCACCGGAGTCCCCGAGCGCGGCCTGCTCCGGCTCAGCCTGATCAATCCCCACGCCGAGGTGAAGGCCGGCGACCTGGTGGTGACCCTGGGCTCACCGAGCCTGCGGCCCGTGGCGCCCGACGTGCCCATCGGCACGGTGATCGCGGTGGAGGGCGGCGCCGGCTCCCGCACCGCGCTGCTCCGGCCGGCCGCCCGGTTCGCCTCGCTCGACCTCGTCACCGTGGTGCTCGGCCCCGGCCCGGCGGCGGGAGGTGGCTGA
- a CDS encoding PH domain-containing protein produces the protein MIGPVEEAPGGGREATGGPEGAAPWRRLSPRMLLIHPVQEVVRMAPALLGLLIAGSSSGNPGMVWSLCGVAAVVLYGVLRWFTTTYRLTPEHVRLRKGVVLRKVLTVPRDRIRTVDITSPPLHRMLGLARVEIGTGRSGISAGLTLDSLSAEEAARLRVELLHRRGTAGGETRPAAGAAPTVATGPAAESGQTVATAPAPQTGPPAGEAASSPGPGETLLAELRPGWVRFAPFTMSGLVAIGVFATFVWRLFSEWGVDVRRVGPVREGWHWFSGLGLTSQLVIGVPAFVVIVAIASTFGYLFAFWRFRLTRHDGTLHVTRGLLTNRATTIEERRLRGVRISEFLTLRAVGGATLTAVTTGLNQGSQRSGALLPPAPRAEAERVAALVIDGKAQAASRSGPPGPAAAGPSPVTAPLVRHGRAACRRRFTRAFGAHGLALAGLAVLWHTEVLPLWPLIAGVALLPVTALLAVDRYRSLGHTLVRGHLVTRSGSIRRQRVVLECDGIIGWTIRRSLFQRRAGLCTLTATTAAGDQSYAVPDVELGEALRLIGEASPGLLDPFLRYGTAVPGPRNGAAPQRPADGTGGEAGTAAPGNATAGPGDGRGAGDGPP, from the coding sequence ATGATCGGGCCGGTCGAAGAGGCCCCGGGCGGCGGCCGGGAGGCGACCGGTGGCCCGGAGGGCGCCGCGCCCTGGCGCCGGCTCAGCCCGCGGATGCTGCTGATCCACCCGGTCCAGGAGGTCGTGCGCATGGCCCCGGCCCTGCTCGGCCTGCTCATCGCCGGCTCCTCCAGCGGCAACCCGGGGATGGTGTGGAGCCTCTGCGGGGTCGCCGCCGTGGTCCTCTACGGCGTGCTGCGCTGGTTCACCACCACCTACCGGCTCACCCCCGAGCACGTGCGGCTCCGCAAGGGCGTGGTGCTGCGGAAGGTGCTCACCGTCCCCCGGGACCGGATCCGCACGGTCGACATCACCTCCCCGCCGCTGCACCGCATGCTCGGCCTCGCCCGGGTGGAGATCGGGACCGGCCGCTCCGGCATCTCGGCCGGGCTCACGCTCGACTCGCTCAGCGCCGAGGAGGCCGCCCGGCTCCGGGTGGAGCTCCTCCACCGCCGCGGCACCGCCGGAGGCGAGACCAGGCCCGCCGCCGGGGCCGCGCCCACCGTGGCGACCGGGCCCGCGGCGGAGAGCGGGCAGACCGTGGCGACCGCGCCCGCACCGCAGACCGGGCCGCCCGCCGGGGAGGCCGCTTCGTCCCCCGGGCCGGGCGAGACCCTGCTCGCCGAGCTCCGGCCGGGATGGGTGAGGTTCGCCCCGTTCACGATGTCCGGCCTGGTCGCCATCGGCGTCTTCGCCACCTTCGTCTGGCGGCTGTTCTCCGAGTGGGGCGTGGACGTCCGCCGGGTCGGGCCGGTCCGGGAAGGGTGGCACTGGTTCAGCGGCCTCGGCCTCACCTCACAGCTCGTGATCGGGGTTCCGGCCTTCGTGGTGATCGTGGCGATCGCCTCCACGTTCGGCTACCTCTTCGCCTTCTGGCGGTTCCGGCTCACCCGGCACGACGGGACCCTGCACGTCACCCGCGGGCTGCTCACCAACCGGGCGACCACGATCGAGGAGCGGCGGCTGCGCGGCGTCCGGATCTCCGAGTTCCTGACGCTGCGGGCCGTGGGCGGGGCCACCCTGACCGCGGTGACGACCGGCCTGAACCAGGGCTCCCAGCGCAGCGGGGCGCTGCTCCCGCCGGCGCCGCGCGCGGAGGCCGAGCGGGTGGCGGCGCTCGTCATCGACGGCAAGGCGCAGGCGGCCTCCCGGTCCGGCCCGCCCGGTCCCGCGGCCGCCGGTCCGTCACCGGTGACCGCTCCCCTGGTACGGCACGGCCGCGCCGCCTGCCGGCGCCGGTTCACCCGGGCGTTCGGCGCGCACGGCCTGGCCCTGGCCGGGCTGGCCGTCCTGTGGCACACCGAGGTCCTGCCCTTGTGGCCGCTGATCGCCGGGGTGGCGCTGCTGCCGGTGACCGCGCTGCTCGCCGTCGACCGGTACCGGAGCCTGGGCCACACCCTGGTCCGCGGCCACCTGGTCACCCGGTCGGGCTCCATCCGGCGCCAGCGGGTGGTGCTCGAGTGCGACGGCATCATCGGGTGGACGATCCGGCGGTCGCTCTTCCAGCGCCGGGCCGGGCTCTGCACGCTCACCGCCACCACGGCCGCCGGCGACCAGAGCTACGCCGTACCGGACGTGGAGCTCGGCGAGGCGCTCCGGCTGATCGGCGAGGCGTCACCCGGCCTGCTCGACCCCTTCCTCCGGTACGGCACCGCCGTACCGGGCCCGCGGAACGGGGCCGCGCCGCAACGGCCGGCGGACGGCACGGGCGGTGAGGCGGGCACCGCCGCGCCCGGGAACGCCACCGCGGGACCCGGGGACGGCCGGGGCGCGGGGGACGGGCCGCCGTGA
- a CDS encoding PH domain-containing protein has translation METPVLRAPAHRVSRTAIWYWFTKALLGWLIAAGFQAFWVVVRDHHEPLRIAALTATVVLAVPHIAVMPWWRYRVHRWEATPLAVYTRSGWLTQEWRIAPISRIQTVDSVQGPLERLFRLATVTVTTASAAGPVRVSGLGAETARRLVAELTANVQSTTGDAT, from the coding sequence GTGGAGACCCCCGTGTTGCGCGCCCCCGCACACCGCGTGAGCCGTACCGCGATCTGGTATTGGTTCACCAAAGCGCTGCTCGGCTGGCTGATCGCCGCCGGGTTCCAGGCGTTCTGGGTGGTCGTGCGGGACCATCACGAGCCCCTGCGCATCGCCGCCCTCACCGCCACCGTGGTGCTCGCCGTGCCGCACATCGCCGTCATGCCGTGGTGGCGGTACCGGGTCCACCGCTGGGAGGCGACGCCGCTCGCGGTCTACACCCGGTCGGGCTGGCTCACCCAGGAGTGGCGGATCGCCCCGATATCCCGCATTCAGACCGTGGACAGCGTGCAGGGGCCGCTGGAGCGGCTGTTCCGCCTCGCCACCGTGACGGTGACCACCGCGTCGGCCGCCGGCCCGGTGCGCGTGTCCGGGCTCGGCGCCGAGACCGCGCGGCGCCTCGTCGCCGAGCTGACCGCCAACGTCCAGAGCACGACGGGCGACGCGACATGA
- a CDS encoding MFS transporter, which produces MARTGPNPARISTDIPARLDRLPWTRWHWLVLIGLGAVWILDGLEVTIVGVVAPRITEPGSGLNLTSADIGIAAGVYVAGACLGALVFGHLTDQFGRKRLFLTTLALYLVATAATAFSTTAWYFYLCRFLTGAGIGGEYAAINSAIDELIPARVRGTVDLVVNGSFWLGTAFGAVIAVPMLDTDLFPPDLGWRILFGLGVLLGVVILLTRRLMPESPRWLFIHGRDQEAERIVRDLEERIRRSTGAELPPPVGTITITQRRHTPLTEVAATLLRRYPTRTVVGLALFIGQAFLYNSIYFTYALVLTTFFAVPASGTPWYLIPIALGNFCGPVLLGRLFDSIGRRAMVSGCYVLSGVLLIGTALLFDRGVLSALTLTACWMTVFFFASAGASSAYLTVSEIFPMETRALAIALFYSIGTALGGIVGPVLFGRLVESEVPGNVAFGYVLGASLMIAAGLVQWTLGVEAARRSLEEIAKPLSAHPD; this is translated from the coding sequence ATGGCCCGGACAGGGCCGAACCCGGCCCGGATCAGCACCGACATACCCGCCCGGCTCGACAGGCTGCCGTGGACCCGCTGGCACTGGCTGGTGCTCATCGGGCTCGGCGCGGTCTGGATCCTCGACGGGCTCGAGGTCACGATCGTGGGGGTGGTCGCCCCGCGCATCACCGAGCCGGGCAGCGGTCTCAACCTGACCAGCGCCGACATCGGCATCGCCGCCGGCGTGTACGTCGCCGGGGCCTGCCTCGGCGCCCTCGTCTTCGGCCACCTGACCGACCAGTTCGGGCGCAAGCGGCTCTTCCTGACGACGCTCGCCCTCTACCTCGTCGCCACCGCGGCGACCGCGTTCTCCACCACGGCCTGGTACTTCTACCTCTGCCGGTTCCTGACCGGCGCCGGCATCGGCGGTGAGTACGCCGCGATCAACTCGGCCATCGACGAGCTCATCCCCGCCCGGGTGCGCGGCACCGTCGACCTGGTGGTCAACGGCTCCTTCTGGCTCGGCACCGCGTTCGGCGCGGTCATCGCGGTCCCGATGCTCGACACCGACCTGTTCCCGCCCGACCTCGGCTGGCGGATCCTCTTCGGCCTCGGCGTGCTGCTGGGGGTGGTGATCCTGCTGACCAGGCGGCTCATGCCGGAGAGCCCGCGCTGGCTGTTCATCCACGGCCGCGACCAGGAGGCGGAGCGGATCGTGCGCGACCTGGAGGAGCGGATCAGGCGCTCGACCGGGGCGGAGCTCCCGCCCCCGGTGGGGACGATCACCATCACCCAGCGCCGCCACACCCCGCTCACCGAGGTGGCGGCCACCCTGCTGCGCCGCTACCCCACGCGGACGGTGGTCGGCCTCGCGCTCTTCATCGGCCAGGCCTTCCTCTACAACTCGATCTACTTCACGTACGCGCTGGTGCTCACCACGTTCTTCGCGGTGCCCGCCTCCGGCACGCCGTGGTACCTCATCCCCATCGCCCTCGGGAACTTCTGCGGTCCGGTGCTGCTCGGCCGCCTCTTCGACTCGATCGGCCGCCGGGCCATGGTCAGCGGGTGCTACGTGCTCTCGGGCGTGCTGCTGATCGGCACGGCCCTGCTGTTCGACCGCGGGGTGCTCTCCGCGCTGACGCTCACCGCCTGCTGGATGACGGTGTTCTTCTTCGCCTCGGCGGGGGCGAGCTCCGCCTACCTGACGGTCTCCGAGATCTTCCCGATGGAGACGCGGGCGCTCGCCATCGCGCTGTTCTACTCGATCGGCACCGCGCTCGGCGGCATCGTGGGGCCGGTCCTCTTCGGCCGCCTGGTGGAGAGCGAGGTCCCCGGGAACGTGGCCTTCGGCTACGTCCTGGGCGCATCGCTGATGATCGCCGCCGGGCTGGTGCAGTGGACGCTCGGCGTGGAGGCGGCGCGCCGCTCGCTCGAGGAGATCGCCAAGCCGCTCAGCGCCCACCCCGATTGA
- a CDS encoding serine/threonine-protein kinase, producing MNRAELHEGDVLTRRYVLKERIATGGMSVIWRAFDRALHRPVAVKVLDVSLDGDDPGRELIRREARATAQLIHPDAIEVYDYGETVTHGGRIAAYLVMRLVEGRSLADRIAEGPLPWREAVKIAAGLAEVLAAAHDRGIVHRDVTPDNVLLAEDGPKLHDFGIAAFVGEDDDQLVADFGTPPYVAPERLRGTTADPAVDVYSLGVLLYEMLTGALPYPETTWEAIEKARRDGPPPTPRVPGLPTAVADLCRECLAADPAARPSARTVATTLSSVLTAAERPPEPRARAAGWVAALGGAVALGSTMWLFPVVEAGGGTGTRPPVTPVLPAVSAPQGAGSAAGHAPPSPAPDGVTRSPEASAPPSAEEEGDAEWSALPQEREPRAEDAAQPARQLRKNGGRDPATPSFSLAATTEAPIIPPALDEAVDLFDRLVDAAEAAGRIDADVALDLRQLLHNAVRNGTGVRDVRDKLESRHREGRMPGPLKQELERVVRKVELALSRAG from the coding sequence GTGAATCGGGCTGAGCTTCACGAGGGCGACGTCCTGACCCGTCGCTACGTGCTCAAGGAGCGGATCGCGACCGGGGGGATGTCGGTCATCTGGCGTGCCTTCGACCGGGCTCTGCACCGGCCTGTGGCGGTCAAGGTCCTGGACGTGTCGCTCGACGGAGACGACCCGGGCCGGGAGCTGATCCGCAGAGAGGCGAGGGCCACCGCCCAGCTCATCCACCCCGACGCGATCGAGGTCTACGACTACGGGGAGACGGTGACCCACGGCGGCCGGATCGCCGCCTACCTCGTGATGCGGCTGGTCGAGGGGAGGTCCCTCGCCGACCGGATCGCCGAGGGCCCGCTCCCCTGGCGGGAGGCCGTGAAGATCGCCGCGGGCCTCGCCGAGGTGCTCGCCGCCGCGCATGACCGGGGCATCGTGCACCGCGACGTGACCCCGGACAACGTGCTGCTCGCCGAGGACGGGCCGAAGCTGCACGACTTCGGGATCGCGGCCTTCGTCGGCGAGGACGACGACCAGCTCGTCGCCGACTTCGGCACCCCGCCGTACGTCGCGCCGGAACGGCTCCGCGGCACCACGGCCGACCCGGCGGTGGACGTGTACTCCCTCGGCGTTCTCCTGTACGAGATGCTCACCGGGGCGCTGCCGTACCCGGAGACGACCTGGGAGGCGATCGAGAAGGCCCGGCGGGACGGGCCACCGCCGACCCCCAGGGTCCCCGGCCTGCCGACCGCCGTGGCCGACCTGTGCCGCGAGTGCCTCGCCGCGGACCCCGCGGCGCGGCCGAGCGCCCGCACGGTCGCCACCACGCTCTCCTCGGTGCTCACCGCGGCCGAGCGGCCGCCGGAGCCCCGGGCCCGGGCCGCCGGCTGGGTGGCCGCCCTGGGCGGTGCCGTGGCCCTGGGGAGCACCATGTGGCTGTTCCCGGTCGTCGAGGCGGGCGGCGGCACCGGGACTCGCCCACCGGTCACCCCGGTGCTGCCGGCCGTCTCCGCGCCCCAGGGCGCCGGATCCGCCGCGGGCCACGCACCCCCCTCGCCGGCCCCGGACGGCGTCACGCGCTCGCCCGAGGCGAGCGCCCCGCCCTCGGCGGAGGAGGAAGGGGACGCCGAGTGGAGCGCCCTGCCGCAGGAGCGCGAGCCGCGGGCCGAGGACGCCGCCCAGCCCGCCCGGCAGCTGCGGAAGAACGGCGGCCGGGATCCGGCGACGCCGTCCTTCTCCCTCGCCGCGACCACGGAGGCGCCGATCATCCCGCCCGCGCTGGACGAGGCGGTCGACCTGTTCGACCGGCTCGTGGACGCGGCGGAGGCCGCGGGCCGCATCGACGCCGACGTCGCGCTCGACCTCAGGCAGCTCCTGCACAACGCGGTCCGCAACGGCACCGGGGTCCGTGACGTCCGCGACAAGCTGGAGAGCCGCCACCGGGAGGGACGGATGCCAGGTCCGCTCAAGCAGGAGCTGGAGCGGGTGGTGCGCAAGGTGGAGCTCGCGCTCTCCCGGGCCGGTTAG
- a CDS encoding LacI family DNA-binding transcriptional regulator, producing the protein MADLPTLAEVAAAAGVSPATASRVLTGSVRVKTSTRRQVHDAMSRLGYVRRRAPRGAGRRRAEQTIAAVVCESGPRLFSDPYYARLLVACEEALTAKGLPLMLMTATPATASLTAPRLVAGAVDGVLLIGARARHPLTVTLAASGIPVRCVGRPPDDVTLPFVDADNADGGRQVAEHLLLSGRRSIAVIAGPPTLPAARDRLEGFRRTLFDAGITSVPVAYGDFTRSSGAHAAQWLLQRVPNLDAIFVASDLMAAGAIHTLIRAGRKVPDDVAVIGFGDAPIAKSMSPTLTTVRQPVEEMATLAIKLLLAALTEENGPPADSVLPTELVVRESG; encoded by the coding sequence ATGGCCGATCTTCCCACCCTCGCAGAGGTTGCTGCCGCAGCCGGCGTCTCCCCGGCGACCGCCTCCCGGGTTCTCACGGGATCGGTACGTGTGAAGACCTCGACTCGCCGCCAGGTCCACGACGCGATGTCGCGCCTGGGCTACGTGCGGCGCCGGGCGCCCCGCGGGGCCGGACGCCGGCGAGCCGAGCAGACGATCGCCGCGGTCGTCTGCGAATCAGGTCCGCGCCTGTTCAGTGATCCGTACTACGCCCGGCTCCTTGTGGCCTGTGAGGAGGCGCTCACGGCCAAAGGGCTGCCGCTGATGCTCATGACGGCGACCCCGGCCACCGCCTCGCTCACCGCGCCACGCCTGGTCGCCGGGGCCGTGGACGGAGTACTGCTGATCGGCGCGCGGGCGAGACACCCCCTCACGGTCACGCTCGCCGCCTCGGGGATACCGGTGCGCTGCGTCGGGCGCCCACCGGACGACGTTACGCTCCCGTTCGTCGACGCCGACAACGCCGATGGCGGACGGCAGGTGGCCGAGCACCTGCTGCTCAGCGGGCGCCGGTCCATCGCCGTCATCGCGGGGCCGCCCACACTGCCCGCCGCCCGTGACCGGCTGGAGGGGTTCCGCCGGACACTGTTCGACGCCGGGATCACCTCGGTGCCGGTGGCGTACGGCGACTTCACCCGCTCGTCGGGCGCGCACGCGGCGCAGTGGCTGCTTCAGCGCGTCCCGAACCTCGACGCCATCTTCGTGGCGTCCGACCTGATGGCCGCCGGAGCGATTCACACGCTCATCCGGGCGGGCCGCAAGGTACCGGACGACGTGGCGGTGATCGGGTTCGGCGACGCCCCCATCGCCAAGAGCATGTCGCCCACTCTGACCACGGTCCGTCAGCCCGTGGAGGAGATGGCCACACTCGCGATCAAGCTGCTCTTGGCCGCGCTGACCGAGGAGAACGGGCCGCCGGCCGACTCTGTGCTGCCCACGGAACTGGTGGTACGTGAATCGGGCTGA